One Pectinophora gossypiella unplaced genomic scaffold, ilPecGoss1.1 Pgos_32, whole genome shotgun sequence DNA segment encodes these proteins:
- the LOC126380937 gene encoding uncharacterized protein LOC126380937: protein MEADHNSMREDLKNGPSHVFGCHQDCKAYYCRFCQNSDEKDTNSLDDLKTKAPAVWAHICAANEAVMSKCHRLSNNTTNVVENFMSVVSKFVCGKRLSLYKGGSYQRRVYIAGLSHSRGQKWHTNAWKKHIRSSPGQTFKKYIAQSEKSKERRKKYIRRRLFAPKPKTDHNYGPNAKDVDESVLGKDLKEACLLKLKDFETTIDQIKYIESATIGQHDNDVYTTYRCDRLTASQFGMICKRKSTTPCHNQVKSVLYKNNILTNDMAYGQNHESVARTLFIEKMNKAVRPAGLYIDEEFGFLGASPDGVIEEEKKCFPSLARNNQDIFSAAKDRKNFPLLVDDTGALQINKKHNYYYQIQGQLRVSKMMKCYFIGYVSPSFDITVLEVQRDENFIKNMMPKLVTFYKNCILPEVVLRRVTKKQKCIDISIMW, encoded by the exons ATGGAAGCTGATCATAATTCAATGAGAGAGGATCTCAAAAATGGCCCATCTCATGTATTTGGCTGCCACCAAGATTGTAAGGCATATTATTGTCGATTCTGCCAGAACAGTGATGAAAAAGACACAAATTCTTTAGACGACCTTAAAACTAAGGCACCTGCAGTTTGGGCCCACATTTGTGCAGCAAACGAGGCAGTCATGTCAAAATGCCATCGACTATCAAACAACACAACAAATGTTGTTGAAAATTTCATGAGTGTTGTCAGCAAATTTGTCTGCGGGAAAAGATTGAGTCTGTACAAGGGTGGCTCATATCAGCGAAGAGTATATATTGCTG gtCTCTCGCACTCTCGTGGTCAGAAATGGCACACAAATGCTTGGAAGAAACATATAAGAAGTAGCCCTGgacaaacttttaaaaagtaCATTGCCCAATCGGAAAAGTCCAAGGAAAGGCGCAAAAAATACATTCGCAGGCGACTTTTTGCGCCTAAACCCAAAACTGACCACAATTATGGTCCAAACGCCAAAGATGTAGATGAGTCAGTTTTAGGGAAAGATCTAAAGGAAGCGTGTCTTCTAAAACTGAAAGACTTCGAAACGACAAtagatcaaataaaatatattgaaagTGCAACAATTGGACAACACGATAATGATGTCTACACTACATATAGATGCGACAGGCTTACCGCTAGTCAGTTCGGAATG ATATGCAAGCGAAAATCTACAACACCATGCCATAACCAAGTGAAGagtgttttatataaaaacaatatcttGACCAATGACATGGCCTACGGCCAAAACCATGAATCAGTGGCCAGAACCTTGTTCATAGAAAAAATGAACAAAGCCGTACGGCCTGCTGGGTTATATATTGATGAAGAATTTGGTTTTCTTGGAGCTAGCCCAGATG GAgtaatagaagaagaaaaaaaatgttttccttcattggCTCGCAACAATCAAGACATTTTTTCTGCGGCCAAAGATCGTAAAAACTTTCCCCTTTTGGTTGATGACACTGGtgcattacaaataaataaaaaacacaactaTTACTATCAg ATCCAGGGTCAACTGCGGGTTTCAAAAATGATGAAATGTTACTTCATTGGCTATGTTTCTCCAAGTTTTGACATCACAGTGTTGGAAGTACAGCGTGAcgaaaatttcattaaaaatatgatgccaaaattagtaacattttataaaaattgtattttgCCAGAGGTAGTACTTCGAAgagtaacaaaaaaacaaaaatgtattgatATTTCAATTATGTGgtag
- the LOC126380938 gene encoding KRAB-A domain-containing protein 2-like gives MCDVCQQKKTKKKRGLVSKPILHTEMNSRCQVDLIDFQTQPDEQFKFIMVYQDHLTKFVLLRALTSKRAAEVAYHLNDIFLTIGAPCILQSDNGREFVNNVISELATLWPELKIVHGKPRHSQSQGSVERANQDIENMISSWLKDNNSTKWSEGLRYVQFMKNRAFHSGIKQSPYKALFGIEPRVGLSTSSLPQDILKDIQDEDDLRQVIEDDSECNQSEDGDGGVVEIDTQNIKDARRSAAENLEKQAKRMKASSDKSHPPANIGDNVTIPIPDVDKGRGDLRNIIGVILQRNDEGFYKIGTKHGVLQKLYCRTEFDICSQKFLSVGEVDQDTEISLRTAATKHSVGSGQGFVRCSCIRNCLTNRCKCKKKKVLCNSKCHQSTACKNK, from the exons ATGTGTGATGTATGTcaacaaaaaaagacaaaaaagaaGAGAGGACTAGTTTCTAAGCCGATTCTTCACACTGAAATGAATAGCAGATGTCAAGTGGATTTGATCGATTTTCAGACACAACCAGACGAACAATTCAAATTTATTATGGTTTACCAAGACcatttaacaaaatttgttcTTCTGCGTGCGTTAACATCTAAGAGAGCGGCAGAAGTGGCCTACCACCTGAATGATATATTTCTGACCATAGGAGCACCATGTATTCTCCAATCCGACAATGGTAGAGAATTTGTCAATAACGTGATTAGTGAGCTCGCAACTCTTTGGCCAGAACTTAAAATTGTGCATGGAAAACCAAGGCACAGTCAAAGTCAGGGTTCCGTTGAACGCGCTAATCAAGATATAGAGAACATGATAAGTTCCTGGCTGAAGGACAACAATTCAACGAAATGGTCGGAGGGTTTAAGATATGTCCAATTTATGAAAAACCGTGCCTTTCACTCGGGAATAAAGCAATCACCTTACAAGGCCTTATTCGGGATAGAGCCTAGAGTAGGCCTTTCGACATCGTCGTTACCGCAAGATATACTAAAAGATATTCAGGACGAGGATGACCTTAGACAAGTTATCGAAGATGATTCGGAATGTAACCAGAGTGAAGATGGCGATGGCGGCGTTGTGGAAATTGACACACAAAACATTAAAGATGCTAGAAGAAGTGCGGCAGAAAATCTTGAAAAGCAAGCAAAAAGAATGAAAGCTTCTTCTGACAAATCCCATCCACCTGCCAACATAGGAGACAATGTAACTATACCAATTCCAGACGTAGACAAAGGCAGAGGTGATCTCAGAAATATAATTGGGGTTATTCTTCAGAGAAACGATGAGGGCTTTTACAAAATTGGCACCAAACATGGTGTATTGCAAAAATTATACTGCAG aactGAATTCGATATTTGCAGTCAGAAATTTTTGAGCGTAGGCGAGGTTGACCAAGATACTGAAATATCTCTGAGGACTGCAGCCACTAAACATTCAGTTGGTTCAGGGCAAGGATTCGTAAGGTGCAGCTGCATAAGGAACTGCTTGACAAACAGGTGCAAATGCAAGAAAAAGAAGGTGCTCTGCAATTCCAAATGCCATCAGAGTACAGCATGCAAAAATAAGTga